One region of Carya illinoinensis cultivar Pawnee chromosome 8, C.illinoinensisPawnee_v1, whole genome shotgun sequence genomic DNA includes:
- the LOC122318154 gene encoding protein TRANSPORT INHIBITOR RESPONSE 1-like isoform X1, with protein MQRMACSFPDEVLEHVFSFVQCDNDRNAISTVCKSWYKIERWSRRRVFVGNCYAISPDMVIRRFPDVRSIELKGKPHFADFNLVPDGWGGYVAPWISAMAAAYPWLEEIRLKRMVITDENLELISKSFKNFKVLVLSSCEGFSTDGLAAIAANCRSYLHCRNLRELDLRESEVEDLSGHWLKHFPDDYTSLVSLNIACLGCEVSFSALERLVGRCPNLRTLRLNRAVPLDKLANLLRRAPQLVELGTGAYSSELRPDVFSNLSGAFSGCKELKSLSGFWDVVPGYLPAVYPICCRLTTLNLSYATIQSPDLIKLVGQCQNLQRLWVLDYIEDAGLDAVAASCKDLRELRVFPSDPYGPEPNVPLTEQGLVSISEGCSKLQSVLYFCRQMSNAALMTIARNRPNMTRFRLCIIEPGTPDYLTLQPLDVGFGAIVEHCKDLQRLSLSGLLTDLVFEYIGTYAKKLEMLSVAFAGESDLGLHHVLSGCEKLRKLEIRDCPFGDKALLANAAKLETMRSLWMSSCSVTFGACKLLGQKMPRLNVEVIDERGTPDSRPESCPIDKLYIYRTVAGSRFDMPGFVWTIDEDSAMRLS; from the exons ATGCAGAGAATGGCCTGCTCTTTTCCGGACGAAGTGCTAGAGCATGTGTTCTCGTTCGTACAGTGCGACAATGACCGGAATGCGATCTCGACGGTGTGCAAGTCCTGGTACAAGATCGAAAGGTGGAGCAGGAGGCGGGTCTTCGTTGGGAACTGCTACGCGATCAGCCCCGATATGGTGATCCGACGGTTCCCGGATGTGCGGTCCATCGAACTCAAGGGGAAGCCACACTTTGCCGACTTCAACCTCGTCCCCGACGGATGGGGTGGCTACGTGGCCCCATGGATCTCCGCCATGGCGGCCGCTTACCCTTGGCTCGAGGAGATTCGGCTTAAGCGTATGGTCATCACGGACGAGAACTTGGAGCTCATCTCCAAGTCCTTCAAGAACTTTAAGGTCCTCGTGCTGTCCTCCTGCGAGGGCTTCAGCACCGATGGCCTCGCCGCCATTGCTGCCAATTGCAG ATCATACTTGCACTGCAGGAATCTGAGAGAGCTGGACTTGCGGGAGAGCGAAGTGGAAGACCTGAGTGGGCACTGGCTCAAGCATTTTCCTGATGACTACACCTCACTGGTGTCCCTTAACATTGCTTGCTTAGGGTGTGAAGTGAGTTTCTCTGCCTTGGAGCGCCTAGTGGGTAGGTGCCCCAACCTGAGGACTCTTCGGCTCAACCGTGCTGTGCCCCTTGACAAGCTTGCAAACCTACTTCGTCGGGCACCTCAACTGGTTGAGTTGGGCACAGGGGCTTACTCGTCTGAGTTGCGACCTGATGTATTCTCCAACCTATCAGGAGCTTTTTCTGGATGCAAGGAACTGAAGAGCCTATCTGGTTTTTGGGATGTAGTCCCTGGGTATCTTCCAGCTGTTTACCCTATCTGCTGTAGGTTAACAACATTGAACTTGAGCTATGCTACTATCCAGAGCCCTGATCTCATCAAGCTAGTTGGCCAATGTCAGAATTTGCAGCGCTTATGG GTGCTGGATTACATTGAAGATGCTGGCCTTGATGCCGTTGCAGCATCTTGTAAGGATCTACGAGAATTGAGGGTGTTTCCATCTGATCCATATGGACCAGAACCTAATGTACCATTGACAGAACAGGGCCTTGTCTCCATTTCTGAAGGCTGCTCTAAGCTCCAGTCAGTTCTGTACTTTTGCCGTCAAATGTCTAATGCTGCCTTGATGACCATTGCCAGGAATCGACCTAACATGACCAGGTTTCGTCTTTGTATTATTGAGCCCGGAACTCCTGATTACCTTACCCTTCAACCACTTGATGTGGGATTTGGAGCCATTGTTGAGCACTGCAAGGATCTACAACGGCTTTCCCTTTCTGGTCTTCTCACTGATCTTGTGTTTGAGTACATTGGGACTTATGCCAAAAAATTGGAGATGCTGTCTGTGGCCTTTGCTGGAGAAAGTGATTTGGGACTCCATCACGTGCTGTCTGGTTGTGAAAAACTTAGGAAGCTGGAGATTAGGGACTGCCCCTTTGGTGACAAGGCTCTTTTGGCCAATGCTGCAAAGCTGGAGACAATGCGATCCCTTTGGATGTCTTCTTGCTCTGTAACTTTCGGAGCATGTAAGCTACTAGGTCAGAAGATGCCGAGGCTTAATGTAGAGGTTATTGATGAGAGGGGAACCCCAGATTCAAGACCAGAAAGCTGCCCTATCGATAAGCTTTACATATATAGGACTGTTGCTGGGTCAAGGTTTGACATGCCTGGTTTTGTTTGGACGATTGATGAAGATTCGGCAATGAGGCTTTCTTGA
- the LOC122318154 gene encoding protein TRANSPORT INHIBITOR RESPONSE 1-like isoform X2, whose protein sequence is MQRMACSFPDEVLEHVFSFVQCDNDRNAISTVCKSWYKIERWSRRRVFVGNCYAISPDMVIRRFPDVRSIELKGKPHFADFNLVPDGWGGYVAPWISAMAAAYPWLEEIRLKRMVITDENLELISKSFKNFKVLVLSSCEGFSTDGLAAIAANCRNLRELDLRESEVEDLSGHWLKHFPDDYTSLVSLNIACLGCEVSFSALERLVGRCPNLRTLRLNRAVPLDKLANLLRRAPQLVELGTGAYSSELRPDVFSNLSGAFSGCKELKSLSGFWDVVPGYLPAVYPICCRLTTLNLSYATIQSPDLIKLVGQCQNLQRLWVLDYIEDAGLDAVAASCKDLRELRVFPSDPYGPEPNVPLTEQGLVSISEGCSKLQSVLYFCRQMSNAALMTIARNRPNMTRFRLCIIEPGTPDYLTLQPLDVGFGAIVEHCKDLQRLSLSGLLTDLVFEYIGTYAKKLEMLSVAFAGESDLGLHHVLSGCEKLRKLEIRDCPFGDKALLANAAKLETMRSLWMSSCSVTFGACKLLGQKMPRLNVEVIDERGTPDSRPESCPIDKLYIYRTVAGSRFDMPGFVWTIDEDSAMRLS, encoded by the exons ATGCAGAGAATGGCCTGCTCTTTTCCGGACGAAGTGCTAGAGCATGTGTTCTCGTTCGTACAGTGCGACAATGACCGGAATGCGATCTCGACGGTGTGCAAGTCCTGGTACAAGATCGAAAGGTGGAGCAGGAGGCGGGTCTTCGTTGGGAACTGCTACGCGATCAGCCCCGATATGGTGATCCGACGGTTCCCGGATGTGCGGTCCATCGAACTCAAGGGGAAGCCACACTTTGCCGACTTCAACCTCGTCCCCGACGGATGGGGTGGCTACGTGGCCCCATGGATCTCCGCCATGGCGGCCGCTTACCCTTGGCTCGAGGAGATTCGGCTTAAGCGTATGGTCATCACGGACGAGAACTTGGAGCTCATCTCCAAGTCCTTCAAGAACTTTAAGGTCCTCGTGCTGTCCTCCTGCGAGGGCTTCAGCACCGATGGCCTCGCCGCCATTGCTGCCAATTGCAG GAATCTGAGAGAGCTGGACTTGCGGGAGAGCGAAGTGGAAGACCTGAGTGGGCACTGGCTCAAGCATTTTCCTGATGACTACACCTCACTGGTGTCCCTTAACATTGCTTGCTTAGGGTGTGAAGTGAGTTTCTCTGCCTTGGAGCGCCTAGTGGGTAGGTGCCCCAACCTGAGGACTCTTCGGCTCAACCGTGCTGTGCCCCTTGACAAGCTTGCAAACCTACTTCGTCGGGCACCTCAACTGGTTGAGTTGGGCACAGGGGCTTACTCGTCTGAGTTGCGACCTGATGTATTCTCCAACCTATCAGGAGCTTTTTCTGGATGCAAGGAACTGAAGAGCCTATCTGGTTTTTGGGATGTAGTCCCTGGGTATCTTCCAGCTGTTTACCCTATCTGCTGTAGGTTAACAACATTGAACTTGAGCTATGCTACTATCCAGAGCCCTGATCTCATCAAGCTAGTTGGCCAATGTCAGAATTTGCAGCGCTTATGG GTGCTGGATTACATTGAAGATGCTGGCCTTGATGCCGTTGCAGCATCTTGTAAGGATCTACGAGAATTGAGGGTGTTTCCATCTGATCCATATGGACCAGAACCTAATGTACCATTGACAGAACAGGGCCTTGTCTCCATTTCTGAAGGCTGCTCTAAGCTCCAGTCAGTTCTGTACTTTTGCCGTCAAATGTCTAATGCTGCCTTGATGACCATTGCCAGGAATCGACCTAACATGACCAGGTTTCGTCTTTGTATTATTGAGCCCGGAACTCCTGATTACCTTACCCTTCAACCACTTGATGTGGGATTTGGAGCCATTGTTGAGCACTGCAAGGATCTACAACGGCTTTCCCTTTCTGGTCTTCTCACTGATCTTGTGTTTGAGTACATTGGGACTTATGCCAAAAAATTGGAGATGCTGTCTGTGGCCTTTGCTGGAGAAAGTGATTTGGGACTCCATCACGTGCTGTCTGGTTGTGAAAAACTTAGGAAGCTGGAGATTAGGGACTGCCCCTTTGGTGACAAGGCTCTTTTGGCCAATGCTGCAAAGCTGGAGACAATGCGATCCCTTTGGATGTCTTCTTGCTCTGTAACTTTCGGAGCATGTAAGCTACTAGGTCAGAAGATGCCGAGGCTTAATGTAGAGGTTATTGATGAGAGGGGAACCCCAGATTCAAGACCAGAAAGCTGCCCTATCGATAAGCTTTACATATATAGGACTGTTGCTGGGTCAAGGTTTGACATGCCTGGTTTTGTTTGGACGATTGATGAAGATTCGGCAATGAGGCTTTCTTGA